One region of Limisphaerales bacterium genomic DNA includes:
- a CDS encoding aminotransferase class V-fold PLP-dependent enzyme, which translates to MLTPESRLADFPALANMAYLNSAAESIPPVCVPEALAQYARDKGLGMRGRGPHNATLEACREVAARMVGLQTDEVSFCSCSSEAYNLLANALHLGPDDEVVITDLDFPAGATPWLNAATPPKVQLWKARDGALDANDLPALLNERTRLVQVSLVSFFNGHRLDWAPFIAAVREHAPHAKVAVDITQALGRVELDCTDFDILISSTHKWVLGIHGGCIVGIPKKGNKITTHAGGWFHLENAFGADRFERAVPKQGAASFSVGMPNYAAIYALNASLRYVENVDVANIAAHADPLVEQLEAGLRALGLTPMAAQRTGNFSGILAFRHARSDAIHQALEAAEVHVMNQAGRMRMALHGYNTTADVEQFLDVLGTAI; encoded by the coding sequence ATGCTGACACCCGAAAGCCGCCTCGCAGATTTCCCCGCGTTGGCGAACATGGCTTATTTAAACTCCGCCGCTGAAAGCATCCCGCCCGTGTGTGTGCCCGAAGCACTGGCGCAATATGCGCGCGACAAAGGCCTCGGCATGCGCGGCCGCGGCCCGCACAATGCCACCCTCGAAGCCTGCCGCGAGGTGGCGGCGCGGATGGTGGGGCTGCAAACCGATGAAGTGTCATTTTGTTCCTGTAGTTCCGAAGCGTATAATTTACTGGCGAATGCGCTGCACCTCGGGCCGGACGATGAAGTGGTGATCACCGATTTGGATTTCCCTGCCGGTGCCACGCCGTGGCTCAATGCTGCCACGCCGCCCAAGGTTCAATTGTGGAAAGCAAGAGATGGTGCATTGGACGCCAACGATTTGCCGGCGTTACTCAATGAACGCACGCGATTGGTGCAGGTTTCGCTGGTCAGCTTTTTTAATGGGCATCGCCTTGACTGGGCACCCTTCATCGCCGCTGTGCGCGAACACGCGCCGCACGCCAAAGTGGCGGTTGACATCACGCAGGCGCTCGGCCGCGTGGAGCTCGATTGCACCGACTTTGACATCCTCATCTCCAGCACGCACAAGTGGGTACTGGGCATTCACGGCGGCTGCATCGTGGGCATTCCCAAAAAAGGAAATAAAATCACCACCCACGCCGGCGGTTGGTTTCATTTGGAAAACGCCTTTGGCGCCGACCGCTTCGAACGGGCCGTACCCAAGCAGGGCGCGGCGAGTTTCTCGGTGGGTATGCCAAATTACGCCGCCATTTATGCGCTGAACGCCTCACTTCGCTACGTTGAAAACGTAGACGTGGCGAACATCGCCGCGCATGCCGACCCGCTCGTTGAGCAACTGGAAGCGGGCCTCCGCGCGCTGGGCCTCACGCCGATGGCCGCGCAGCGGACGGGCAACTTCAGCGGCATCCTTGCATTTCGGCATGCCCGATCCGATGCCATCCACCAAGCCCTCGAGGCTGCGGAGGTGCACGTGATGAATCAGGCAGGAAGAATGCGCATGGCATTGCATGGCTACAACACGACTGCGGATGTTGAGCAATTTCTCGATGTTTTGGGAACGGCTATTTAG